The proteins below are encoded in one region of Corvus hawaiiensis isolate bCorHaw1 chromosome 3, bCorHaw1.pri.cur, whole genome shotgun sequence:
- the TDRD6 gene encoding tudor domain-containing protein 6 isoform X1, producing MSAGPGSLGRGDTVTLRVSAVGLYSEVPILRLWGLLGERKADYALLHREIQAAAGPRLAARPEPSGSGASGTRLCPGELALVEVLGIWYRCCVVSCSAQGYRVFLLDEGYVVATSAYYLARGCSELFQLRPEVLGCVVADVMPSQGHEGTACGDSPVSRWTVEAMEFLSFLHGKEVSGVVQEVITPQLIVLELPQLVVQMRQLGLAKRVSPSWFCQVLRRCLPFGQLKKQLWQQPPACSLGTFADPQLVHVLLSYWPLSPALDYYYPQLQLGVTEPVLVTHVSDPHHIYCQLQCLSEEICCLSDTMCHAYDQWEQDLLPKVGSPCAARGMDGQWYRAILLELIGEGQDQHAALVIFVDYGRKETVTRANLRHLPAECFRMPVVTYICALQGVSDGGRGWSPLQVDLLKALVLGRGVSAHIEAFNSFEHLYYVTLYGENGIDLNGLFGSQACCLVSTHVSQTEAHEQLEVEESLVEELGLPPEAPPVLTHGGLAGAAVAGVHLKTWTFYSARVSHLQDPSEFWLQLHEHYQLFRQLRQCMWNFYSHSTKLDGAEWDPQPGSLCCASWNEGVFYRAVVTRVLDTGVEIHLVDRGSTETVGLCAVKELLPRFRELPALALKCCLAGVSPLRGSWSEASVSAFREMVLNKELKVWFLSVQGDKYMVEIFDQSQLGERRVSKLMGQRGYAKYQRYEMPKTSQKSDKSVTQASSLVCAAEESQKNAEKRRREECDLKSSDRVVDSHVDVMVRESPIAAIHSSRSTELCSQDYEGKENLHASLGQNYAEIKPGSSCGGHLEVGSTVNVILSYVENPSCFWCQLSRNFHDLEVLMDEIQEHCKNSSQPHVWPNLVCLAQYSEDKKWYRALIVSEGVCAEKVEVIYVDYGNREQVCLTKLRAISEHFLRLEAQAFRCSLYNLIQPNGQNPFAWDEEAIQTFRQFVVDSSSDLDLKCTIFALASINRDLFNIVDLITPFQSACQFLTEKGVARPLFPQKRLESLVQLHSFYYSSHGIKIGSEEDVYITHVENPWMFYCQLERCADTLAQLADNISRLSERVTSTGTLGKSGTLCLARYSDSQWYRGVIMERQPKAKVFFVDFGNTEAIETDDLLILPSDASDILLVPMQAIKCSVSDVSSVSKEAATWFKEAVLERRLKAIVVAKDSDNTLLVELFDGNTQINTKLKDLSLNSTGLCSHVHNETLCSRNTDVNERDEPAESPLNAGKPLERKRRPEAQQEQGSRRHLKEEVLDLFQHSVKGDVAAGLLGPGEMLSSKDAILLDKAGEESLLFSLMDTLSDTKSDAEGRCIMLKNSSDLPPQKIVPALKTLVYVSYINDLQDFYVQLGSDEVQLNNILESLNNGKSVKEPCGQLFQAGDLISAVYSEDSLWYRAVVKEKTSDNSIRVHYIDYGDTSVISVDQACRLPKDLSSIPAMSIHCFLGGLKCKKSADWTEKALFYFTKRTSEILLSCEFVKKVDDKWEVILSDHQGIITVDLADKDLPSRERLFLRKKMDKREKSDMITVCEPLPPQVQNEISDVSDCKSFIWKFPEAGQTLKIYVTVVNSPGFFWCHCADTKDVSYIEKKIEEAEKLGLSSLNDSKSCIKSGDTCLAKYSQDGWFYRAQISSVKDDSVVVRHVDYGSEEAISLEMIRQMPCELLRVPAQAFACCLSGFSPSEGSWLSDANKKFYDMTENLALGAEVVEIRENKDSEVPLCVVKLEASGNSINEEMKPFWKANKETGDSAFSNLCNSLKENSSSNSNLGLCLDKETTAVCGLAQEESENALFCSDPFLGITSECVETAEANVSVGAASGKVDDGYEMGKCENSFDKEIALSEGDSDNNMLLEPMRSYSPHIVGNGMKAVEQDLPEIMFGEEAEPKAKLTGSAPAASLFLGKEQELQRLPVLRAQPSASNGTGTLELDPLEMHLPCYDLNELLEELEGLLEKSSFGEGTKEALEAKSLEMQAASGSKARETVLEQELLELTDVREETGQLGALNCLEVLPLRNEKENLVPSVSDREKAVELIASDVQPSLGEKTKKLQANLSGIHETEAVLDDWMEADPPSLWLPTSGGRPEKELCQKMHDKQLMLGAKFEPFLELVLPNVQPPQEDREEDLLGLEHDVLQSSANSGSQFSFLSKDSAHQRPVFTVKSHDCKVEKHKGWRKKKEDCVEEWMEQDLTDSFKESGNTCVQSLGCRPGEDEKQNENLADCNAAHHDYPCNLKGFAVGSKCVVWTSLKWCDARILEVSEKGTKVLNLCSGNEEIVHPENVWNGIPDWAHRSSEALTPATENLQSLPEESLLQEKQTGCSSNLAEDAHVLQHC from the exons ATGAGCGCCGGGCCGGGGTCCCTCGGCCGCGGCGATACCGTCACCTTGCGGGTCAGCGCCGTGGGGCTCTACTCCGAGGTGCCTATCCTGCGGCTATGGGGGCTGCTGGGCGAACGCAAGGCTGACTATGCCCTCCTCCACCGCGAAATCCaggcggcggccgggccgcgccTGGCGGCCCGCCCAGAGCCCAGTGGGTCGGGGGCCAGCGGGaccaggctgtgcccaggagaGCTGGCACTGGTGGAGGTGTTGGGCATCTGGTACCGCTGCTGTGTGGTGAGTTGCAGTGCCCAGGGGTACCGTGTCTTCCTGCTGGACGAGGGGTACGTGGTGGCCACATCCGCATACTACTTGGCACggggctgctcagagctgttccagctgCGCCCAGAGGTGCTGGGCTGTGTCGTGGCTGATGTCATGCCCTCCCAGGGTCACGAGGGGACAGCCTGTGGGGATTCACCAGTGTCCAGGTGGACCGTGGAGGCGATGGAGTTCCTCAGCTTCCTGCATGGCAAGGAGGTGTCTGGTGTGGTGCAGGAGGTGATAACGCCACAGCTTATCGTACTCGAGCTGCCCCAGCTCGTGGTCCAGATGCGGCAGCTGGGCCTGGCCAAGCGTGTCTCTCCCAGCTGGTTCTGCCAGGTACTCAGGCGCTGCCTGCCTTTTGGCCAGTTAaagaagcagctctggcagcagcctccAGCGTGTTCCCTTGGAACTTTTGCAGATCCGCAGCTTGTCCATGTGTTGCTCTCGTACTGGCCTCTGTCACCTGCTTTGGATTACTACTACCCTCAGCTTCAGTTGGGTGTGACGGAGCCTGTCCTAGTGACCCATGTCTCTGACCCACACCACATCTACTGCCAGTTGCAGTGCCTGTCTGAGGAGATCTGTTGCCTTTCTGATACCATGTGCCATGCTTATGACCAGTGGGAGCAGGATTTATTGCCCAAAGTGGGCTCGCCCTGTGCTGCCCGTGGGATGGATGGCCAGTGGTACCGTGCCATTCTGCTGGAGCTCATTGGTGAGGGGCAGGACCAGCATGCAGCTCTTGTGATCTTTGTGGACTATGGCAGGAAGGAGACTGTAACCAGAGCTAACCTGCGCCATTTGCCTGCTGAGTGTTTTCGCATGCCTGTCGTCACTTACATCTGTGCTCTTCAGGGTGTTTCGGATGGGGGGCGTGGCTGGTCCCCGTTACAGGTCGATTTGCTGAAAGCATTGGTGCTCGGCAGAGGAGTGAGTGCTCACATTGAAGCCTTTAACTCCTTTGAGCATCTCTATTATGTGACACTCTATGGGGAAAACGGCATTGATTTGAACGGTCTTTTTGGGTCTCAGGCTTGCTGCCTGGTCAGTACTCATGTGAGCCAAACTGAGGCTCATGAGCAGCTGGAAGTAGAGGAATCCTTAGTTGAAGAATTGGGATTGCCACCAGAAGCACCTCCTGTTTTAACACACGGAGGTTTGGCTGGTGCTGCTGTAGCTGGTGTGCATCTGAAGACCTGGACATTCTACAGTGCACGGGTCTCTCACCTCCAAGACCCATCTGAGTTTTGGCTGCAGCTCCATGAGCATTATCAGCTTTTCAGGCAGCTAAGGCAGTGCATGTGGAATTTTTATTCCCATTCCACAAAGCTGGATGGTGCTGAGTGGGACCcacagcctggatccctttgtTGTGCCAGTTGGAACGAGGGTGTCTTCTATCGAGCGGTGGTCACCAGGGTACTGGACACTGGGGTGGAAATACACCTGGTGGACAGAGGCAGTACAGAAACTGTGGGTCTGTGTGCTGtgaaggagctgctccctcGGTTCAGGGAACTGCCTGCTTTAGCTCTGAAGTGTTGTTTGGCAGGTGTCTCCCCTCTGAGAGGGAGTTGGAGTGAAGCCTCTGTGTCTGCATTCAGGGAGATGGTACTGAACAAAGAACTAAAGGTTTGGTTTTTGAGTGTGCAGGGTGACAAATACATGGTTGAAATTTTTGACCAGTCCCAGTTAGGAGAGAGAAGAGTAAGTAAACTCATGGGCCAGAGGGGTTATGCTAAATACCAGAGGTATGAAATGCCCAAGACTTCCCAGAAATCAGATAAGTCTGTGACACAGGCCTCTTCTCTAGTATGTGCTGCAGAGGAAAgccaaaaaaatgcagagaagagGCGCAGAGAAGAATGTGATCTAAAGAGCAGTGATAGAGTGGTTGATTCTCATGTGGATGTGATGGTCAGAGAGAGCCCTATTGCAGCCATTCACAGTTCTAGAAGTACTGAACTTTGTTCTCAAGACTATGAGGGTAAGGAAAATCTGCACGCTTCTTTGGGTCAGAACTATGCGGAAATTAAGCCAGGCTCCTCTTGTGGAGGCCACTTAGAAGTGGGAAGTACAGTTAATGTTATTTTGTCATATGTTGAAAATCCTAGTTGTTTTTGGTGTCAGTTAAGTAGAAATTTCCATGACCTTGAGGTACTAATGGATGAAATTCAGGAGCATTGCAAGAATTCATCCCAGCCACATGTTTGGCCAAATCTTGTGTGTTTAGCCCAGTACTCGGAGGATAAAAAATGGTACAGGGCTTTAATAGTTAGTGAAGGAGTGTGTGCAGAAAAAGTAGAAGTCATATATGTTGACTATGGCAACAGAGAGCAGGTGTGTCTAACGAAGCTCCGTGCAATTAGTGAACACTTCCTTAGGTTAGAGGCTCAGGCATTCAGGTGCAGCCTTTACAACTTAATCCAACCTAATGGTCAGAATCCTTTTGCCTGGGATGAAGAAGCCATTCAGACTTTTCGGCAGTTTGTTGTTGATTCATCATCTGACCTTGATCTGAAGTGTACAATATTTGCCTTGGCTTCAATAAATAGGGACCTGTTTAACATTGTAGATTTAATCACGCCTTTTCAGAGTGCTTGCCAGTTTCTCACTGAGAAAGGTGTAGCCAGACCTTTATTTCCTCAAAAGCGCTTGGAATCTTTGGTCCAGCTTCACTCCTTCTATTATTCTAGTCACGGTATCAAAATTGGGAGTGAGGAAGACGTTTATATTACGCATGTTGAGAATCCATGGATGTTCTACTGCCAACTTGAAAGGTGTGCAGATACCTTGGCACAGCTGGCTGATAACATCAGTCGCCTGAGTGAGAGAGTGACCAGCACAGGAACCTTGGGAAAGTCTGGGACCTTGTGTCTGGCAAGGTACTCTGACAGTCAGTGGTATAGGGGAGTAATTATGGAAAGACAACCTAAGGCTAAAGTCTTCTTTGTGGATTTTGGGAACACAGAGGCAATAGAGACAGATGATCTGCTTATTTTACCCAGTGATGCTTCTGATATCTTGCTTGTGCCGATGCAGGCCATAAAGTGTTCTGTGTCTGATGTATCATCTGTTTCCAAAGAAGCTGCAACATGGTTTAAGGAAGCCGTCCTAGAAAGGAGATTAAAAGCAATAGTGGTAGCAAAGGACTCTGATAATACACTGCTGGTAGAGTTGTTTGATGGAAATACTCAAATTAATACAAAACTGAAGGACCTAAGCCTAAACAGTACAGGACTGTGTAGTCATGTACACAATGAGACTTTGTGCTCTAGAAATACAGATGTGAATGAGAGGGATGAGCCTGCAGAGTCCCCTTTAAATGCAGGTAAGCCTCTTGAAAGAAAACGTCGACCCGAAGCCCAGCAAGAACAAGGGAGCAGAAGACACTTAAAAGAAGAAGTTTTAGACCTTTTCCAGCACTCTGTGAAGGGAGATGTGGCAGCTGGATTACTAGGACCTGGTGAAATGCTTAGCAGTAAGGATGCTATTTTGTTGGATAAAGCAGGGGAGGAGtctctgctcttttccctgATGGATACACTGTCAGATACTAAATCTGATGCTGAAGGCAGGTGTATAATGCTTAAAAATTCATCTGATCTACCACCACAGAAGATAGTGCCAGCTCTTAAAACTTTAGTGTATGTGTCTTACATCAATGACCTGCAGGATTTTTATGTTCAACTAGGGAGTGACGAGGTTCAGCTTAACAACATTTTGGAAAGTTTAAACAATGGGAAATCAGTGAAGGAGCCTTGTGGACAACTTTTCCAAGCAGGAGATTTAATCAGTGCTGTGTATTCAGAAGACAGCCTGTGGTATCGAGCTGTAGTAAAAGAGAAGACTTCTGACAATTCGATAAGGGTACATTATATTGATTATGGTGATACTTCAGTGATTAGTGTTGATCAAGCATGCAGGCTCCCTAAGGACTTGTCATCTATTCCAGCAATGAGTATTCACTGCTTTCTAGGTGGActtaaatgcaaaaaaagtgCAGACTGGACAGAGAAAGCACTGTTTTACTTCACCAAGAGAACAAGTGAAATCCTGCTGTCATGTGAATTTGTAAAGAAGGTTGATGATAAATGGGAAGTTATTCTCAGTGACCATCAAGGTATAATAACAGTGGATTTAGCTGATAAAGATCTTCCAAGTagagaaagactttttttaagaaaaaaaatggataaaagagAGAAGAGTGACATGATAACCGTCTGTGAGCCTTTGCCTCCTCAGGTACAAAATGAGATTTCCGATGTAAGTGATTGTAAATCATTTATCTGGAAATTTCCAGAGGCAGGTCAGACTTTAAAAATTTATGTCACAGTGGTAAATAGTCCAGGATTTTTCTGGTGTCACTGTGCTGATACCAAAGATGTGAGCTACATCgagaaaaaaatagaggaagCTGAAAAGCTTGGGCTAAGCTCTCTGAACGATAGCAAGTCTTGTATTAAAAGTGGTGATACTTGTCTAGCAAAATACAGTCAAGATGGGTGGTTCTACAGAGCTCAGATCAGCAGTGTGAAAGATGACAGTGTAGTTGTTAGACATGTGGATTACGGAAGTGAGGAAGCCATCAGCCTGGAGATGATCCGACAGATGCCATGTGAACTGCTCAGAGTACCTGCACAAGCATTTGCTTGCTGTCTGTCAGGTTTCAGTCCCTCAGAGGGCTCATGGCTTAGTGATGCAAATAAGAAGTTTTATGATATGACTGAAAACCTTGCATTAGGAGCTGAAGTAGTAGAAATTCGGGAAAACAAAGATTCTGAAGTCCCTCTGTGTGTTGTCAAGCTGGAAGCTTCTGGCAATAGTATTAATGAAGAGATGAAGCCTTTCTGGAAGGCTAATAAAGAAACTGGTGACAGTGCTTTCTCAAACCTTTGCAACTCCCTAAAGGAAAATAGCAGTTCAAACAGCAATTTGGGTCTTTGTCTCGACAAAGAAACTACTGCTGTTTGTGGATTAGCTCAGGAAGAGAgtgaaaatgctttgttttgttctgatcCTTTCCTGGGTATAACTTCTGAGTGCGTAGAGACTGCAGAAGCAAATGTGTCAGTGGGAGCTGCCAGTGGGAAGGTTGATGATGGGTACGAGATGGGAAAGTGTGAGAATAGTTTTGATAAAGAGATAGCTCTGTCTGAAGGTGACAGTGATAACAATATGTTACTAGAACCAATGAGAAGCTACAGTCCTCATATTGTGGGGAATGGAATGAAAGCTGTAGAACAAGACTTGCCTGAAataatgtttggagaggaggcTGAGCCGAAAGCAAAACTGACAGGCAGTGCTCCAGCAGCCAGCCTTTTCCTAGGAAAAGAACAAGAACTGCAGAGATTGCCAGTGCTCCGGGCACAGCCATCTGCAAGCAATGGAACAGGGACATTAGAACTGGATCCGTTAGAAATGCACTTACCATGTTATGATCTAAACGAGCTCTTGGAGGAGCTAGAGGGACTTTTGGAAAAGTCCTCCTTTGGTGAAGGAACAAAGGAAGCACTGGAAGCAAAGTCACTTGAAATGCAGGCAGCATCAGGCAGCAAAGCAAGAGAGACGGTGTTGGAACAGGAACTGCTGGAGCTGACAGATGTGAGGGAGGAGACAGGGCAGTTGGGAGCTCTGAACTGTCTTGAAGTTTTACCATTACGtaatgagaaagaaaacctgGTGCCTTCAGTTAGTGACAGAGAGAAGGCAGTAGAGCTGATTGCATCTGATGTTCAGCCTTCTTTGGGAGAGAAGACCAAAAAACTGCAAGCAAATTTGTCTGGAATTCATGAAACAGAAGCTGTACTAGATGATTGGATGGAAGCAGACCCTCCTTCCCTATGGCTGCCAACATCTGGTGGTAGACCTGAGAAAGAACTGTGTCAGAAGATGCATGACAAGCAGTTGATGCTAGGAGCCAAATTTGAGCCCTTTCTGGAACTGGTGCTGCCTAATGTTCAGCCGCCTCAGGAAGACAGGGAGGAGGACTTGTTAGGGCTGGAACATGATGTGCTGCAGAGTTCTGCAAATAGTGGAAgtcaattttcatttctttcaaaagacTCAGCACATCAGAGGCCTGTTTTCACTGTGAAGTCACATGACTGCAAAGTTGAGAAACACAAGGGGTGGCGGAAGAAGAAAGAGGACTGTGTGGAAGAATGGATGGAACAAGACTTGACTGACTCATTTAAAGAGAGTGGAAATACATGTGTTCAGTCTTTAGGCTGTAGGCCTGGGGaagatgaaaagcaaaatgagaatTTGGCTGACTGCAATGCAG CACACCATGACTATCCTTGTAATCTGAAGGGCTTTGCTGTTGGTTCCAAATGTGTGGTGTGGACCTCTCTCAAATGGTGCGACGCTCGCATTTTGGAGGTATCTGAGAAGGGTACCAAG GTCTTGAACCTCTGCAGTGGCAATGAGGAGATTGTGCATCCTGAGAACGTCTGGAACGGAATTCCTGACTGGGCTCACAGATCCTCTGAG GCATTAACCCCTGCAACAGAAAACTTGCAGTCCTTACCAGAGGAGTCCTTACTTCAAG